CCGAGACAGACGACGTCGCACACCTCATGGCGGACGTCGTCACGGTCGCCGTCGACGGCGACCCTGGTACCTGAACCTGACTGTTGTGCGGACACGGCTCGGATGTTAGACATCGGTGAGCGATATACGCAATGGGCGTTGCAATATCTGCAACGACCTGGAGGGAGGAGCCCCATGGGAGCCGAGCAGACAGCCGTACCGGCGACGCCGGAAGAGCAGCCCGGACTGCAGGACCTCGCACACGAGCCCGTCACCCACCGTTTCAAGGCCCTCCCCCCGGACGCCGAGGCCGCCGGACTGACCGTCGGCGAGCTGGCCGCCCAGCGCCGCAGCATCTTCGACGGCGGCTTCACCACCCCTCTCCTCGCCCTCTCCGCCGAGTCCCTGGCCCACAACCTCGACCTGCTGGAGACGTACGCCGAGCGCCACCGGCTCTCCTTCGCCCCGCACGGCAAGACCTCCATGTCCCCGCAGCTCTTCGCCCGCCAACTGGAGCGCGGCGCCTGGGGGATCACCGCCGCCGTCCCCCACCAGGCCCGCGTCTACCGCGCGTACGGCATCCCCCGCATCTTCCTCGCCAACGAACTCGTCGACGCCGCCGCCCTGCGCTGGCTCTCCGCCGAGCTGGACGCCGATCCCGGCTTCGCCTTCGTCTGTTACGTGGACTCCGTGCGCGGCGTCGAGCTGATGGACGAGGCACTGCGCGCGGCCGGGGGCTCCCGCCCGGTGGACGTGGTGGTGGAGCTGGGTGCGGGCGAGGGCGCCCGTACCGGAGCGCGCACCCCGGCGGACTGCGCGCGGGTCGCCGACGCGGTGGCCGCGACGAGCACGCTGCGCCTGGTGGGCGTCGCCGGGTACGAGGGCGAGGTGCCGAAGGCCGACGGCGACCGCGTCCGCTCCTGGCTGCGTGAACTCGTCACGCTCGCGGTGGAGTTCGACCGCGCGGGACGCTTCTCCCCGGACCTCGAAGAGATCGTCGTGAGCGCGGGCGGCAGCGCCTGGTTCGACGCCGTCGCCGACGTCTTCGCGGAGATCCCCGAACTCTCCCTCCCCGTACTGAAGTTGCTGCGCTCGGGTGCGTACGTCTCGCACGACGACGGCCACTACAAGGAGCTGACCCCCTTCAACCGCGTTCCGGAGGAGGGGCAGTTGCAGCCCGCGTTCCGGCTGTGGTCGCAGGTGGTGTCCCGGCCGACCCCGGCGCAGGCGTTCGTCAACGCGGGCAAGCGGGACGCGGCGTACGACCTCCACCTCCCCGAGGCGCAGGTCGTGCGGTCCGCACGGGACGGCGTCGTCCGCCCCGCGACCGGCATCACCGTCACCGGCCTGTCCGACCAGCACGGCTGGCTGAGCACCGACGCCTCCGCCGATCTGGAGGTCGGCGACTGGGTCGGACTCGGCCTGTCCCATCCGTGCACGATCTTCGACAAGTGGCAGCTCATCCCGGTCGTCGACGCCGAGGGCCGCGTCGTCGAGTTCCTCCGTACGTTCTTCTAAAGAGGGCTGCCGTCATGGATCTCGTCATACGCGGCGCACAGGTGATCGACGGCTCGGGCGGTGCCTCGTACCGCGCCGACGTCGGCATCACCGAGGGCCGTATCAGCATTATCTCCGCAGGTGACCGAGGTGGACGAGGTGAACGTCTCACCGGCAGCCGCGTCCTGGACGCCGAAGGGCTGGCCCTGGCCCCCGGCTTCATCGACATGCACGCCCACTCCGACCTGGCGCTCCTGCGCGACCCCGACCACAGCGCGAAGGCCGCGCAGGGCGTCACGCTGGAGGTGCTCGGGCAGGACGGTCTCTCGTACGCGCCCGTCGACGACCGCACCCTCGCCTCGGTCCGCACCGCGATCACCGGGTGGAACGGTGACGGTTCGGACATCGACTTCGACTGGCGCACGGTCGGCGAGTACCTGGACCGGCTGGACCGCAACTTCGGCGGCCAGGGCATCGCGGTCAACGCCGCGTACCTGATCCCCCAGGGCACGGTACGGATGTACGCCGTGGGATGGGACGACCGCCAGGCCACACCCCAACAGCTGGAACGGATGCGGCAGTTGGTCGCCGAGGGGATGCGGCAGGGTGCGGTCGGCATGTCGTCCGGGCTGACGTACACGCCCGGCATGTACGCCGACGACGCCGAGCTGACCGAGCTGTGCCGCGTCGTCGCCTCGTACGACGGCTACTACTGCCCGCACCACCGCTCGTACGGGGCCGGAGCCCTCGAAGCGTACGAGGAGATGGTCCAGCTCACCCGCAACGCAGGGTGCGCGCTGCACCTCGCGCACGCCACCATGAACTTCGGCGTGAACAAGGGCAGAGCCCCTGACCTGCTGGCCCTCCTGGACGAGGCGCTCGCCGACGGCGCGGACATCAGCCTCGACACGTACCCCTACACTCCGGGCTGCACCACGCTCGTCGCGATGCTGCCGAGCTGGGCGAGCGAGGGCGGCCCCGACGCGATCATGGCCCGGCTGCGGGACGACTCGACGGCCGAGAAGATCCGCCACCACATGGAGGTGATCGGCGCGGACGGCTGCCACGGGGTGCCGATCGAGTGGGACACCATCGAGATCTCGGGCGTCTCCGACCCCGGGCTCGCGGGCTGCGTCGGCAAGACGATCGCCGCTTCGGCCGCCCAGCGCGGCGAGGCACCGTGGGTGACCGCCCGCCGTCTCCTGATCAACGACCGGCTGGGGTCGACGATCCTCCAGCACGTGGGGCACGAGGAGAACGTCCGGGAGATCATGCGGCACCGCGTGCACACGGGCGGCAGCGACGGAATCCTCCAGGGGTACAAGCCGCACCCGCGCGCGTACGGCACCTTCCCTCAGTATCTCGGGCGCTACGCAAGGGAGTTGGGGATCCTCTCCCTGGAGGAGACGGTCGCCCATCTCACCTCGCGGCCCGCGGCCCGGCTGCGACTGGCCGACCGGGGGCTCGTCCGGGAGGGGTACCGGGCGGACCTGGTGCTGTTCGACCCGGCGACGGTGGCGGCGGGGTCGACCTTCGAGGCTCCGCGCACGCTGCCGGTCGGCATTCCGCACGTACTGATCGACGGGAAGTTCGTGATCGAGGACGGGCGGCGGACGTCGGTGCTGGCGGGGCGGGCGGTGCGGCGCAGTCCGTGAGCCGTCGGCGTACGGCATTCGGCACTCGGTGTACGGCACTCGGTGTACGGCAGCGCGAACAGGCGACGGCCAGGCGTGACGCATGACACCCCGGTGCGGCCCGGCGGGCGGATTCGTAGCCGCCGGGCGGGCCGGACTTGCGTTTCGGCGGGCCGCCACGGGGGTCCGCTTTGCGATGGAAGACGCGGCGAAGGCCATGTCCGTACGCCGGTGACCCGTGCGGACGGATCGCGGCGGTATTCACGCACGTCACGCCGCACACGCCCGTAAGCTCGCCGTCATGCAGGTGATCCAGTCAACGAAGCTCGCCAATGTCTGTTACGAGATCCGGGGTCCGGTCCTTGAGGAGGCGATGCGGCTGGAGGCAGCCGGACACCGCATTCTCAAGCTCAACACGGGCAACCCGGCGGCCTTCGGGTTCGAGTGCCCGCCGGAGATCCTGGAGGACATCCTCCGCAACGTCGGCACCGCGCACGGGTACGGCGACGCGAAGGGCCTGCTGTCCGCGCGGCGCGCGGTGATGCAGCACTACCAGACCAAGGGCATCGACCTCGACGTCGAGGACATTTACCTTGGCAACGGCGTCTCCGAGCTGATCCAGATGTCGATGCAGGCGCTGCTCGACGACGGCGACGAAGTACTCGTCCCGGCCCCGGACTATCCGCTGTGGACCGCGTCGGTCTCGCTGGCGGGCGGCACGGCCGTGCACTACCGGTGCGACGAGCAGGCCGACTGGATGCCCGACCTCGCGGACATCGAGCGGAAGATCACCGACCGGACGAAGGCTCTGGTGATCATCAACCCGAACAACCCGACGGGTGCGGTGTACGACGACGAGATGCTGCGGGGGCTGACCGAGATCGCCCGCCGCCACAACCTCATCGTGTGCTCGGACGAGATCTACGACCGCATCCTGTACGACGGCGCGACGCACACCCCGACCGCCGTGCTCGCCCCCGACCTGATGGTCCTCACCTTCAACGGGCTCTCCAAGAACTACCGGGTGGCGGGCTACCGGAGCGGCTGGATGGCGGTCTGCGGCCCGAAGGCGCACGCCTCGTCGTACATCGAGGGACTCACGATCCTCGCCAACATGCGGCTGTGCGCGAACATGCCCTCGCAGCACGCGGTGGCCACCGCGCTCGGCGGGCGGCAGTCGATCGACGACCTGGTGCTGCCGGGCGGGCGGATCCTGGAGCAGCGGAACACGGCGTACGAGCTGCTGACGCAGATCCCGGGCGTGACGTGCGTGAAGCCGAAGGGGGCGCTGTACCTCTTCCCCCGGCTCGACCCGAAGGTCTACAAGGTCAAGGACGACCGGCAGATGGTCCTGGACCTGCTGCGGGCCGAGAAGATCATGGTGGTGCACGGGACCGGGTTCAACTGGCCGGAGCCGGACCACTTCCGGATCGTGACGCTCCCGAACTCCAAGGACCTGGCGGACGCGGTGACGCGGATCGGGAACTTCCTGGACGGGTACGGACAGCCCTGACCCGCCTCCGCGGCCGGACCCGGACCGCGCTCTACTTTAGATCGAATCTAAGATAGGATGGCTTCCTGACGCTCGCCGCAGGAGGCCATCCCCTCATGTACGAACCGATCCGCACCAAGTCGGTCCACTCCACGGCCGACGCCGACGCCCGCTTCCCGCACCGCTCCCGCGAGGAGGAGCTGGACATCCAGCTCGCCGGACACCTCTCCGCGCTCCTCGCCGTGACCGACGAACTCGGACTCGACGCCGCGGCCGACCGGATCGCCGTCCAGGTCGCCCGGCTGCGCG
This is a stretch of genomic DNA from Streptomyces sp. NBC_00237. It encodes these proteins:
- a CDS encoding amino acid deaminase yields the protein MGAEQTAVPATPEEQPGLQDLAHEPVTHRFKALPPDAEAAGLTVGELAAQRRSIFDGGFTTPLLALSAESLAHNLDLLETYAERHRLSFAPHGKTSMSPQLFARQLERGAWGITAAVPHQARVYRAYGIPRIFLANELVDAAALRWLSAELDADPGFAFVCYVDSVRGVELMDEALRAAGGSRPVDVVVELGAGEGARTGARTPADCARVADAVAATSTLRLVGVAGYEGEVPKADGDRVRSWLRELVTLAVEFDRAGRFSPDLEEIVVSAGGSAWFDAVADVFAEIPELSLPVLKLLRSGAYVSHDDGHYKELTPFNRVPEEGQLQPAFRLWSQVVSRPTPAQAFVNAGKRDAAYDLHLPEAQVVRSARDGVVRPATGITVTGLSDQHGWLSTDASADLEVGDWVGLGLSHPCTIFDKWQLIPVVDAEGRVVEFLRTFF
- a CDS encoding pyridoxal phosphate-dependent aminotransferase: MQVIQSTKLANVCYEIRGPVLEEAMRLEAAGHRILKLNTGNPAAFGFECPPEILEDILRNVGTAHGYGDAKGLLSARRAVMQHYQTKGIDLDVEDIYLGNGVSELIQMSMQALLDDGDEVLVPAPDYPLWTASVSLAGGTAVHYRCDEQADWMPDLADIERKITDRTKALVIINPNNPTGAVYDDEMLRGLTEIARRHNLIVCSDEIYDRILYDGATHTPTAVLAPDLMVLTFNGLSKNYRVAGYRSGWMAVCGPKAHASSYIEGLTILANMRLCANMPSQHAVATALGGRQSIDDLVLPGGRILEQRNTAYELLTQIPGVTCVKPKGALYLFPRLDPKVYKVKDDRQMVLDLLRAEKIMVVHGTGFNWPEPDHFRIVTLPNSKDLADAVTRIGNFLDGYGQP
- a CDS encoding amidohydrolase family protein, producing the protein MDLVIRGAQVIDGSGGASYRADVGITEGRISIISAGDRGGRGERLTGSRVLDAEGLALAPGFIDMHAHSDLALLRDPDHSAKAAQGVTLEVLGQDGLSYAPVDDRTLASVRTAITGWNGDGSDIDFDWRTVGEYLDRLDRNFGGQGIAVNAAYLIPQGTVRMYAVGWDDRQATPQQLERMRQLVAEGMRQGAVGMSSGLTYTPGMYADDAELTELCRVVASYDGYYCPHHRSYGAGALEAYEEMVQLTRNAGCALHLAHATMNFGVNKGRAPDLLALLDEALADGADISLDTYPYTPGCTTLVAMLPSWASEGGPDAIMARLRDDSTAEKIRHHMEVIGADGCHGVPIEWDTIEISGVSDPGLAGCVGKTIAASAAQRGEAPWVTARRLLINDRLGSTILQHVGHEENVREIMRHRVHTGGSDGILQGYKPHPRAYGTFPQYLGRYARELGILSLEETVAHLTSRPAARLRLADRGLVREGYRADLVLFDPATVAAGSTFEAPRTLPVGIPHVLIDGKFVIEDGRRTSVLAGRAVRRSP